In Lineus longissimus chromosome 7, tnLinLong1.2, whole genome shotgun sequence, a genomic segment contains:
- the LOC135491422 gene encoding protein mono-ADP-ribosyltransferase PARP3-like produces the protein MPPKKKGAAATKRKAPAKAPAGGKKAKKEPEEPTVTDIVSTLKAAGSSKKKVHKVDEHCHLKSNHEVYEDYDCMLNQTNIGKNNNKYYVIQLLVGGRNYYAWNRWGRVGESGANAIKGPFTDVNKAIKEFEKKFKDKTKNDWKNRDSFEPVAGKYSLIEMADDDGNDAAPSAPAAKSGGIGKTKPCSLDATTQKLLNLILDTDMFKDAMKKFDIDVKKMPLGKLSKPQLAKGFECLEEMEEIIKKGKGKAKLTELSSKFYTVVPHDFGRQRPPIIDDVETLQKKYDMLAVLGDIEIAQSMQKQKQKTLSACKSDIPHPLDVNYELLKCDLDVLDKKSKEFKVVDTYCKNTQGYRKVVIDSVWKVNRHDEAKRIAVHDKLGNRKLLWHGTNVAVVAAILKTGLRIMPHSGGRVGRGIYFASENGKSSGYVGTAPSNEGIMFLNEVILGNEHHITRDDHTLKVAPSGSDSVIAMGWNEPDPKQDTSLKLDGKAVVVPQGKPVKRDAYYQKSSFDQSEYLIYKESQQRIRYMILGKFSY, from the exons ATGCCTCCAAAGAAGAAGGGCGCTGCAGCAACGAAAAGGAAGGCGCCAGCAAAGGCTCCAGCTGGTGGGAAGAAGGCCAAGAAGGAACCAGAAGAACCTACGGTTACCGATATTGTCTCGACCCTCAAAGCTGCTGGGTCCAGTAAGAAGAAAGTTCACAAAGTTGATGAGCATTGCCACTTGAAGAGTAATCATGAG GTTTATGAAGACTATGACTGCATGCTGAACCAGACCAATATTGGCAAGAACAACAATAAATACTACGTCATCCAACTACTTGTTGGTGGTCGTAACTACTATGCTTGGAACAGATGGGGACGAGTT GGTGAAAGCGGAGCCAATGCAATCAAGGGGCCATTCACTGATGTCAACAAGGCCATcaaagaatttgaaaagaagTTTAAAGACAAGACCAAAAATGACTGGAAAAATCGTGACAGCTTCGAACCAGTGGCGGGAAAATATTCGCTTATTGAGATGGCGGATGATGATGGAAATGATGCAGCACCATCTGCTCCTGCG GCCAAGAGTGGTGGGATCGGAAAGACTAAGCCATGCTCACTCGATGCCACTACCCAGAAGCTTCTCAATCTCATCTTGGACACAGATATGTTTAAAGACGCCATGAAGAAATTTGATATCG ATGTGAAGAAGATGCCACTTGGAAAGCTTAGCAAGCCGCAGCTAGCAAAGGGCTTCGAGTGCCTCGAGGAGATGGAGGAGATAATCAAGAAGGGCAAGGGCAAGGCCAAGCTGACGGAACTCTCATCGAAGTTCTACACGGTTGTCCCGCATGATTTTGGCCGACAGAGGCCACCAATCATCGACGATGTCGAGACGCTTCAGAAGAAATATGACATGTTGGCT GTCCTTGGCGATATTGAGATTGCCCAGTCAATGCAGAAGCAGAAACAAAAAACGCTCTCGGCATGC AAAAGTGATATACCACATCCTCTTGATGTTAATTATGAACTCCTGAAATGCGACCTTGACGTTTTGGACAAGAAGAGCAAAGAATTTAAG GTCGTTGATACGTACTGTAAGAATACACAGGGCTATAGGAAAGTTGTCATCGACTCTGTCTGGAAAGTCAATCGCCATGATGAG GCCAAAAGAATTGCCGTCCATGACAAATTGGGCAATCGTAAACTGCTCTGGCATGGTACCAATGTTGCAGttgtggcagccatcttgaagacaggtctCCGCATCATGCCTCACAGCGGAGGCAGGGTTGGACGTGGCATCTATTTTGCCTCTGAGAACGGGAAGTCGTCTGGCTATG TTGGGACGGCTCCTTCTAATGAAGGCATCATGTTCTTAAATGAGGTGATTCTGGGAAATGAGCACCACATCACACGGGATGATCACACCCTAAAAGTAGCCCCCTCTGGCAGCGATTCTGTCATTGCCATGGGATGGAATGAACCAG ATCCCAAACAGGATACATCTCTCAAGTTGGATGGAAAAGCGGTGGTTGTACCCCAAGGCAAACCAGTCAAGCGTGACGCCTACTACCAGAAGAGTAGCTTCGACCAGAGCGAATATCTGATCTACAAGGAGAGTCAGCAGAGAATCCGATACATGATCCTGGGAAAGTTTAGTTATTAG
- the LOC135491031 gene encoding RNA exonuclease 4-like, with protein sequence MGQKRKATDQAQQSAAPFKKYKPSNAKTGRKGRNKWKADALAEQTKNSKKPVRLVEETLKRSKPVKKKKMAAVESPDNSSEQDWSKVVRKRSKRKRTTSGSALGPLGVNTPNTSLTEPEKPLPSKGVPPATSHVIAKHRNRVKKRKKILENQKSPVKAVTEKLKSPAGELKVKNVLTERRETVTSVVEKAERLHLPDKPEEVSSNWKQLQMTLPKPAMTSARPKSKTQPHSAKDRGKVKAKKEEKEPEIWFDDVDDILIDSLKTKALIQSKSSTQKDPLVKQGSFKGVTKVVAMDCEMVGVGADGKDSMLARVSIVNQFGQCIYDKYLQPQEDVTDYRTHVSGIRPADMVKGEEFSKVQKDVHDILKGRMLVGHALHNDFKVLFLDHPRKKIRDTARFKPFRKLFGGANPSLKKLCDKVLGVKVQEGEHNSIQDAQAAMRLYTTHKKQWERDIKTMTKGVPNAVLSRNRSPTSNSETVKK encoded by the exons ATGGGTCAAAAGAGGAAAGCGACTGATCAAGCCCAACAAAGTGCCGCTCCTTTCAAAAAATACAAACCATCAAATGCTAAAACTGGAAGAAAGGGGCGTAACAAATGGAAGGCTGATGCTTTAGCAGAACAGACTAAAAATTCTAAAAAGCCTGTCAGATTGGTTGAAGAGACGCTGAAAAGGTCCAAAcctgtgaagaaaaagaaaatggcgGCTGTTGAGAGTCCAGATAATTCGTCTGAGCAGGATTGGTCGAAGGTTGTCAGGAAGCGCTCCAAGAGAAAAAGGACTACATCAGGTTCGGCGCTTGGACCATTGGGGGTGAACACCCCAAATACCAGTTTAACTGAACCAGAGAAACCTTTACCTTCTAAAGGTGTCCCACCAGCAACATCTCATGTGATCGCCAAACACAGAAATCGAGTGAAAAAACGGAAAAAAatccttgagaatcaaaagtCTCCTGTAAAAGCTGTTACTGAGAAATTGAAATCACCTGCTGGCgagctgaaagtgaaaaatgtttTGACGGAGAGGAGGGAGACTGTGACCAGCGTTGTGGAGAAAGCAGAGCGTCTCCATCTACCAGACAAACCAGAAGAGGTATCGTCTAACTGGAAGCAGCTACAGATG ACTCTCCCAAAACCTGCAATGACTTCAGCCAGGCCTAAGTCAAAAACTCAGCCACACTCTGCAAAAGACAGAGGAAAAGTTAAGGCAAAGAAGGAAGAAAA AGAACCCGAGATCTGGTTTGACGATGTAGATGACATCCTAATTGACTCACTCAAGACAAAGGCGCTTATTCAGTCCAAGTCGTCGACCCAGAAGGATCCCCTTGTCAAACAAGGCTCATTTAAGGG GGTAACAAAGGTGGTTGCTATGGACTGTGAGATGGTTGGTGTTGGTGCTGATGGGAAGGACAGCATGTTGGCAAGAGTTTCGATAGTCAACCAGTTTGGACAGTGCATTTATGACAAGTACCTACAACCCCAGGAAGATGTCACTGATTACAGAACACATGTTAGTGGTATCCGGCCTGCTGACATGGTGAAAG GAGAGGAGTTTAGTAAAGTCCAGAAAGATGTTCATGATATATTAAAGGGGAGAATGTTGGTTGGTCATGCTCTACATAATGATTTCAAG GTGCTGTTCTTGGATCACCCCAGGAAGAAGATACGTGATACAGCCAGATTTAAACCATTCCGTAAACTCTTTGGTGGTGCGAACCCCTCGTTGAAGAAACTCTGCGACAAAGTTTTGGGAGTCAAAGTACAGGAAGGGGAGCACAACTCG ATTCAGGATGCGCAGGCGGCTATGAGACTGTACACCACTCACAAGAAACAATGGGAGAGGGACATCAAGACGATGACCAAAGGTGTACCTAATGCTGTTTTGAGTAGGAATCGATCACCAACATCGAATTCTGAAACAGTAAAGAAATGA
- the LOC135491424 gene encoding uncharacterized protein LOC135491424 isoform X3 encodes MSSGGGRCYKCGKIGHFIKDCKQKTSGACYNCGKQGHVQRDCESSLKPCYRCGETGHIAKECPEVNVEDNRKCFTCGEVGHISSNCKEKGRSQNNVTCYRCKGQGHISKDCDQPNPRPQDTRECYKCHKTGHLARNCTYEAEDDD; translated from the exons ATGTCAAGTGGAGGAGGGAGATGCTACAAGTGCGGCAAAATTGGTCACTTCATCAAGGATTGCAAACAAAAGACAAGTG GAGCATGCTACAACTGCGGCAAGCAAGGCCACGTGCAGCGTGACTGCGAGAGCTCTCTCAAGCCATGCTACCGCTGTGGTGAGACTGGCCACATCGCTAAGGAATGCCCAGAGGTGAACGTGGAGGATAACCGCAAGTGCTTCACTTGTGGGGAGGTTGGACATATCTCCAGCAATTGTAAGGAGAAGGGACGCTCCCAGAATAATGTCACCTGCTACAG GTGCAAAGGCCAAGGCCACATCTCCAAGGACTGCGACCAGCCAAACCCTCGCCCGCAGGACACTCGTGAGTGCTACAAGTGTCATAAAACAGGCCACCTTGCCAGGAATTGCACCTATGAAGCAGAGGATGATGATTAG
- the LOC135491424 gene encoding CCHC-type zinc finger nucleic acid binding protein-like isoform X2 yields MSSGGGRCYKCGKIGHFIKDCKQKTSEKCYQCGRTGHIARECNTRCYKCNKHGHKAAECQSDLVNGACYNCGKQGHVQRDCESSLKPCYRCGETGHIAKECPEVNVEDNRKCFTCGEVGHISSNCKEKGRSQNNVTCYRCKGQGHISKDCDQPNPRPQDTRECYKCHKTGHLARNCTYEAEDDD; encoded by the exons ATGTCAAGTGGAGGAGGGAGATGCTACAAGTGCGGCAAAATTGGTCACTTCATCAAGGATTGCAAACAAAAGACAAGTG AGAAATGTTATCAGTGTGGACGTACTGGCCACATCGCCCGTGAGTGCAACACACGCTGTTATAAATGTAACAAGCATGGGCACAAGGCGGCCGAGTGCCAGTCAGATTTGGTGAATG GAGCATGCTACAACTGCGGCAAGCAAGGCCACGTGCAGCGTGACTGCGAGAGCTCTCTCAAGCCATGCTACCGCTGTGGTGAGACTGGCCACATCGCTAAGGAATGCCCAGAGGTGAACGTGGAGGATAACCGCAAGTGCTTCACTTGTGGGGAGGTTGGACATATCTCCAGCAATTGTAAGGAGAAGGGACGCTCCCAGAATAATGTCACCTGCTACAG GTGCAAAGGCCAAGGCCACATCTCCAAGGACTGCGACCAGCCAAACCCTCGCCCGCAGGACACTCGTGAGTGCTACAAGTGTCATAAAACAGGCCACCTTGCCAGGAATTGCACCTATGAAGCAGAGGATGATGATTAG
- the LOC135491424 gene encoding uncharacterized protein LOC135491424 isoform X1: MSSGGGRCYKCGKIGHFIKDCKQKTSGMFRREKCYQCGRTGHIARECNTRCYKCNKHGHKAAECQSDLVNGACYNCGKQGHVQRDCESSLKPCYRCGETGHIAKECPEVNVEDNRKCFTCGEVGHISSNCKEKGRSQNNVTCYRCKGQGHISKDCDQPNPRPQDTRECYKCHKTGHLARNCTYEAEDDD; the protein is encoded by the exons ATGTCAAGTGGAGGAGGGAGATGCTACAAGTGCGGCAAAATTGGTCACTTCATCAAGGATTGCAAACAAAAGACAAGTGGTATGTTCAGAAGAG AGAAATGTTATCAGTGTGGACGTACTGGCCACATCGCCCGTGAGTGCAACACACGCTGTTATAAATGTAACAAGCATGGGCACAAGGCGGCCGAGTGCCAGTCAGATTTGGTGAATG GAGCATGCTACAACTGCGGCAAGCAAGGCCACGTGCAGCGTGACTGCGAGAGCTCTCTCAAGCCATGCTACCGCTGTGGTGAGACTGGCCACATCGCTAAGGAATGCCCAGAGGTGAACGTGGAGGATAACCGCAAGTGCTTCACTTGTGGGGAGGTTGGACATATCTCCAGCAATTGTAAGGAGAAGGGACGCTCCCAGAATAATGTCACCTGCTACAG GTGCAAAGGCCAAGGCCACATCTCCAAGGACTGCGACCAGCCAAACCCTCGCCCGCAGGACACTCGTGAGTGCTACAAGTGTCATAAAACAGGCCACCTTGCCAGGAATTGCACCTATGAAGCAGAGGATGATGATTAG